One part of the Longimicrobiaceae bacterium genome encodes these proteins:
- a CDS encoding NAD-dependent epimerase/dehydratase family protein, translated as MASTRTVSMASETRRVLVTGGAGFIGSHVADAYVARGCEVVVLDSLVHGRRENVPAGAELVEMDIRDPAAAALIRERRFHLVSHHAAQMDVRVSVADPRFDASVNLDGLLNLLEASREAGVERFVYVSSGGVVYGEPEQRPTPESAPKQPESPYGVSKLAGEHYLFYYHRVHGLEYAALRYSNVYGPRQDPHGEAGVVAIFSTKMHGGQPVTVFGDGEQTRDYVFVGDVVAANLALSDAQLPPARALDDRGFNVGTGVETSVNGLVEMLSAASGRPQRAEPAPARPGELSHSSLDASKLRALGWAPRTEIREGLRLTYEWIAEGLDRTAKTAG; from the coding sequence TTGGCTTCAACACGCACGGTGAGCATGGCGAGCGAGACGCGGCGGGTGCTGGTCACCGGGGGCGCGGGCTTCATCGGGTCGCACGTGGCGGACGCGTACGTGGCGCGCGGGTGCGAGGTGGTGGTGCTGGACTCGCTCGTGCACGGCCGGCGCGAGAACGTGCCCGCCGGTGCCGAGCTCGTGGAGATGGACATCCGCGACCCGGCCGCCGCCGCGCTCATCCGCGAGCGGCGCTTCCACCTCGTCAGCCACCACGCCGCGCAGATGGACGTGCGCGTCTCGGTGGCCGACCCGCGTTTCGACGCCAGCGTCAACCTCGACGGCCTGCTCAACCTGCTGGAGGCCTCGCGCGAGGCGGGCGTGGAGCGCTTCGTCTACGTCTCGTCGGGCGGCGTCGTGTACGGCGAGCCGGAGCAGCGGCCCACGCCCGAGAGCGCGCCCAAGCAGCCGGAGAGCCCGTACGGCGTGTCCAAGCTGGCGGGCGAGCACTACCTCTTCTACTACCACCGCGTGCACGGGCTGGAGTACGCCGCGTTGCGCTACTCCAACGTGTACGGCCCGCGCCAGGACCCGCACGGCGAGGCGGGCGTGGTCGCGATCTTCTCCACGAAGATGCACGGCGGCCAGCCCGTCACCGTCTTCGGCGACGGCGAGCAGACGCGCGACTACGTCTTCGTGGGTGACGTGGTGGCCGCCAACCTCGCGCTCTCCGACGCGCAGCTTCCTCCCGCGCGGGCGCTGGACGACCGCGGGTTCAACGTGGGCACGGGCGTGGAGACCAGCGTGAACGGGCTGGTGGAGATGCTGTCCGCCGCGTCCGGGCGCCCGCAGCGCGCGGAGCCCGCGCCCGCCCGTCCGGGCGAGCTGAGCCACAGCAGCCTCGACGCCTCCAAGCTGCGCGCCCTGGGCTGGGCGCCGCGCACGGAGATCCGCGAAGGTCTGCGCCTCACGTA